The proteins below come from a single Polymorphobacter fuscus genomic window:
- a CDS encoding LysM domain-containing protein, translating to MTPAANSRYQGIARTTLTRADGTEVACLQQRYLPDPDGFAMLAEHVVAEGDRLDNIAAVLLGDPELAWRIADANRAMRPGALTDGIGRRLRITLPDAVGALPNV from the coding sequence ATGACCCCTGCCGCCAACAGCCGCTACCAGGGCATCGCCCGGACGACGCTGACCCGCGCCGACGGCACCGAGGTCGCCTGCCTCCAGCAACGCTACCTGCCCGATCCCGATGGCTTCGCTATGCTCGCCGAACATGTCGTTGCCGAAGGCGACCGGCTCGACAATATCGCCGCGGTGCTGCTGGGCGACCCGGAACTGGCCTGGCGGATCGCCGACGCCAATCGCGCCATGCGTCCCGGCGCGCTGACCGACGGCATCGGCAGGCGCCTGCGCATCACCCTGCCCGACGCCGTGGGGGCGCTGCCGAATGTTTGA
- a CDS encoding GPW/gp25 family protein encodes MIAIDFPFAFAATGRTATCDTDTHVRRMIEQLLLTRPGERVNRPDFGGGLMHALFGAASPEAALALELTARGALHRYLGDLIEVGALTARADDATLVVDVSYAIRRTGDRRVASFPVGSPT; translated from the coding sequence ATGATCGCCATCGATTTCCCTTTTGCTTTCGCCGCGACCGGCCGCACCGCGACCTGCGATACCGACACCCATGTCCGCCGCATGATCGAACAGCTGTTGCTGACGCGCCCCGGCGAGCGCGTCAATCGCCCGGATTTCGGCGGCGGCCTGATGCACGCGCTGTTCGGCGCCGCCAGTCCCGAAGCCGCGCTGGCGCTGGAACTGACCGCCCGCGGCGCGCTCCACCGCTATCTGGGGGACCTGATCGAAGTCGGCGCCCTCACCGCCCGCGCCGATGATGCGACGCTGGTCGTCGATGTCAGCTATGCCATCCGCCGGACCGGGGACCGCCGCGTCGCCAGCTTCCCCGTCGGGTCGCCGACATGA
- a CDS encoding phage baseplate assembly protein V: MTAGPYFGKYRATVFNNIDAEGLGRLQLMIPDVLGPVPSTWAEACTPLAGPTGPPMGAYLVPPIGAGVWAEFERGDLNYPIWSGCRWGARTDIPLPATMGLPVSPNIVFQTLGQHGLVISDMPPTPVTGGVTLQSATKAMIVVNDSGIYINNGKGASITLVGPVITINNGALVVT, translated from the coding sequence ATGACCGCCGGCCCCTATTTCGGCAAGTACCGCGCCACGGTGTTCAACAACATCGATGCCGAAGGGCTGGGCCGGCTGCAGCTGATGATCCCCGATGTGCTGGGCCCGGTGCCATCGACCTGGGCGGAGGCGTGCACGCCGCTTGCCGGCCCCACCGGCCCGCCGATGGGGGCCTATCTGGTGCCGCCGATCGGCGCCGGGGTCTGGGCCGAATTCGAACGGGGCGACCTCAACTACCCGATCTGGAGCGGTTGCCGCTGGGGCGCGCGCACCGACATTCCGCTGCCCGCGACCATGGGCCTGCCGGTATCCCCCAACATCGTCTTCCAGACCCTGGGCCAGCACGGCCTTGTCATCAGTGACATGCCGCCCACCCCCGTCACCGGCGGCGTCACCCTGCAAAGTGCCACCAAGGCGATGATCGTCGTCAATGATTCGGGCATCTACATCAACAACGGCAAGGGCGCCTCCATCACCCTTGTCGGCCCGGTCATCACCATCAACAACGGCGCACTGGTCGTCACATGA